From Coffea arabica cultivar ET-39 chromosome 2e, Coffea Arabica ET-39 HiFi, whole genome shotgun sequence, the proteins below share one genomic window:
- the LOC113730855 gene encoding uncharacterized protein, with the protein MLEKIGLPPKPSLRGNIWVVDASHCQGCSAQFTFINRKHHCRRCGGLFCNSCTQQRMVLRGQGDSPVRICEPCKKLEEAARFEMRHGHKNRAGRGGSKHTAKDEDEVLGQILGNEGKPPMSSKSASTMDMLSSSQHPRSSASCSNIQEISSQDDRGDMHKSLSHDQPPDISSLLADATPEDLRQQAVEEKKKYRTLKAEGKPEEALRAFKRGKELEKQAGALEISIRKNRRKASSFNNSSELLSSKDDSKASSLDDKLPPQRSHAKDDLAAELRELGWSDLDMRDADKKPTTLSLEGELSTLLGEAPQRANTEKRTHGTDKSQVMAHKRKALELKRQGNLAEAKEELKRAKVLEKQIEEQELLGDDEDSDEEFAALMRSVNVDKNDDLSIGYNLDHGFDFGNLGDLGDDHGFDGNLEVTENDMDDPEMVASLQSLGWTEETTHFEESDCGIAPTHSETLLNEIQSLKKEALNQKKAGNNREALGLFRKAKLLEKELESSNSQGPKSIALNSVMVHESSPSQSVEEHVKLSHADAGNVNERTTFSRNIASKSKTMIQKELLDLKKRALALRREGKLDEAAEELKKGKVLEKQLEEMENVPRATPMSFSSKQAGDVMIHDDGDEGEVTDQDMNDPSYLSFLKTLGWKDDDTENLPSMSSKKDEAAAAHVNRFSDIQATSRFQDDVSKRSKSEIQRELLGLKRKSLALRRQGDGEGAEEVLKMAKVLEAQLAEIEAPVDKNILAESILQRENNLSDPSLKIDSQPIQLNSEEGPILNFGGTGLVTIERPEETISTNEKRKVSEVNSAQADVSSTDGNSLQQDILAHKRKALALKREGKLEEAKEELRQAKLLEKQREEIKSQPSTSSTDMPGSDISYVGKKDSNPSSGAKPLSSRERFKLQQESLNHKRQALKLRREGRTEEAEAEFELAKAIEAELEESAAQDSMSSSANAAEAVDEVIVEDFLDPQLASALKAIGLNDVSSGSQGTENHESKKNLADTDNSNDERRELEERIKAEKVKALNFKRSGKQTEALDALRTAKLLEKKLNSLPAK; encoded by the exons ATGTTAGAGAAGATCGGATTGCCTCCAAAGCCATCACTGAGAGGGAATATTTGGGTTGTTGACGCCTCACATTGCCAAGGATGTTCTGCACAGTTCACTTTCATCAATCGCAAG CATCACTGCCGCAGGTGTGGGGGTTTGTTCTGCAACAGCTGTACCCAGCAAAGAATGGTGTTGCGTGGACAAGGTGATTCACCTGTGCGCATATGTGAACCCTGCAAAAAGTTAGAAGAAGCAGCACGTTTTGAAATGCGACATGGGCACAAAAATAGAGCTGGAAGAG GTGGCTCAAAGCATACGGCTAAGGATGAAGATGAAGTTTTGGGCCAAATTTTGGGCAATGAAGGGAAGCCACCAATGTCATCAAAATCAGCATCCACGATGGACATGCTTTCAAGTTCTCAACATCCAAGAAGTAGTGCATCATGTTCAAATATTCAAGAAATCTCCTCTCAGGATGACAGAGGAGACATGCATAAAAGCTTGTCCCATGATCAGCCTCCAGATATCTCAAGTTTGTTGGCTGATGCTACTCCTGAAGATTTACGTCAACAAGCTgttgaagaaaagaagaaatacagAACATTAAAAGCAGAAGGGAAACCTGAAGAAGCCTTAAGAGCTTTTAAAAGGGGGAAAGAGCTTGAAAAGCAGGCTGGGGCTTTGGAGATAAGTATAAGAAAGAACCGCAGAAAGGCCTCGTCTTTCAACAATAGTTCTGAACTTTTAAGCAGCAAAGATGATTCTAAGGCATCTTCTTTGGATGATAAGCTCCCTCCTCAAAGGAGTCATGCAAAGGATGATCTTGCTGCTGAACTTAGAGAACTGGGATGGTCAGATTTGGATATGCGTGATGCTGATAAAAAGCCAACAACACTGAGTTTGGAGGGTGAATTATCAACACTCCTTGGAGAGGCGCCCCAAAGAGCTAATACAGAAAAGAGAACCCATGGCACTGATAAATCTCAGGTCATGGCCCATAAGAGAAAGGCTCTTGAACTGAAGCGTCAAGGTAATCTTGCAGAAGCCAAAGAAGAGCTGAAGAGGGCAAAAGTTCTTGAAAAGCAGATTGAAGAGCAGGAATTGCTGGGAGATGATGAGGATTCTGATGAAGAGTTTGCTGCGCTGATGCGGAGTGTGAATGttgacaaaaatgatgatttgtCAATTGGGTATAATCTGGATCATGGTTTTGATTTTGGTAATCTTGGGGATCTTGGTGATGATCATGGTTTTGATGGTAACCTTGAAGTCACAGAGAATGACATGGATGATCCCGAAATGGTTGCTTCATTACAATCATTAGGTTGGACTGAGGAGACCACTCATTTTGAGGAATCAGACTGTGGTATTGCACCTACTCATAGTGAAACTTTGTTGAATGAGATTCAATCTTTGAAGAAGGAAGCTCTTAATCAGAAAAAGGCAGGCAATAATAGAGAGGCGTTGGGATTGTTTAGGAAGGCAAAACTACTTGAAAAGGAGCTTGAGAGCTCTAATTCTCAAGGACCTAAGTCAATTGCCCTGAATTCTGTGATGGTTCATGAGAGTTCACCCTCCCAATCTGTGGAGGAACACGTGAAACTTAGCCATGCAGATGCTGGAAATGTCAATGAGAGGACTACTTTTAGCCGTAATATTGCGTCGAAGAGTAAAACAATGATCCAGAAAGAGCTTCTTGACCTGAAAAAGAGAGCTCTTGCTCTGAGAAGGGAAGGGAAGTTAGATGAGGCAGCAGAAGAATTGAAGAAAGGAAAGGTTCTTGAGAAACAGCTTGAAGAGATGGAAAATGTTCCCAGGGCAACACCCATGAGTTTTAGCAGTAAACAGGCTGGTGACGTGATGATCCATGATGATGGAGATGAAGGGGAAGTGACAGATCAAGACATGAATgatccttcttatctttcatttctAAAGACTTTGGGTTGGAAGGATGATGATACTGAAAATCTTCCATCCATGTCTTCAAAAAAGGATGAGGCTGCTGCTGCACATGTTAATAGATTTTCTGATATTCAAGCAACTTCTAGATTCCAAGATGATGTATCTAAAAGAAGTAAGAGTGAGATCCAGAGGGAGCTTTTAGGTTTGAAAAGAAAGTCTCTTGCTCTGAGACGTCAAGGAGATGGTGAAGGGGCTGAGGAAGTCCTAAAAATGGCGAAAGTGTTAGAGGCGCAATTGGCAGAGATTGAAGCACCAGTGGATAAAAATATTCTGGCTGAATCTATTTTGCAGAGAGAAAATAATTTAAGCGATCCCTCTCTGAAAATTGATAGTCAACCTATTCAGTTGAATTCAGAAGAGGGCCCAATTCTGAATTTTGGAGGCACAGGTTTGGTAACAATTGAGAGACCGGAGGAGACGATTAGCACAAATGAGAAGCGAAAAGTTTCAGAAGTAAACTCTGCTCAGGCTGATGTTTCTTCAACTGATGGAAATTCCCTTCAACAGGATATCCTGGCTCACAAGAGGAAGGCACTTGCCTTGAAAAGAGAAGGGAAGTTGGAGGAGGCCAAGGAGGAGCTAAGGCAGGCAAAGCTCTTAGAAAAACAGAGAGAAGAGATCAAGTCTCAGCCTAGTACAAGTTCTACTGATATGCCAGGTTCTGACATCTCATATGTTGGGAAAAAAGACTCAAATCCTAGTTCAGGTGCAAAACCATTGTCCAGCCGTGAACGCTTTAAATTGCAGCAGGAGTCGCTCAACCACAAGCGTCAGGCACTTAAGTTGCGAAGGGAAGGCAGAACAGAAGAAGCTGAAGCGGAATTTGAATTGGCAAAAGCTATTGAAGCCGAGTTAGAAGAATCTGCTGCACAAGATTCAATGTCGTCTTCTGCAAATGCCGCGGAAGCAGTAGATGAAGTCATAGTTGAGGATTTTCTTGATCCTCAGCTTGCGTCTGCCTTGAAGGCAATTGGACTAAATGATGTGAGCTCTGGATCCCAGGGCACTGAAAACCACGAGTCCAAAAAAAACCTTGCTGACACTGACAACTCTAATGATGAGAGAAGGGAGTTGGAAGAACGCATCAAGGCAGAGAAGGTAAAGGCACTAAACTTTAAACGTTCGGGGAAGCAAACTGAGGCCTTGGATGCTCTACGTACGGCCAAACTTCTTGAAAAGAAGTTGAATTCTTTACCTGCAAAATAA
- the LOC113730856 gene encoding (3S,6E)-nerolidol synthase 1, with amino-acid sequence MAINCTILASSYYRTTRTIGAPIREVKPALVACSASRQRLNVSQSLNSAFNPLIYHEDLVNDELYARRTQKMMDVRHMLKTGGEDRLKDLRLVDAIQRLGIDHHFQEEIEALIWRQHVSAKCCFDQSEGLHEVSLCFRLLRQEGYYVPPDVFNNFKDEKGKFMASSGKDNIRALMELYEAAQLSIEGEDILDDAAEFSSQLLNALLKYLDEDNAALVKNTLKHPYRKSMYKFKANNFMGSEVEGINGWENCLLELSYADFYMAQGIHRQELLQITKWWKDLGLARELKQARDQPLKWYTWPMAMLNDLRLSDERVELTKSISFIYIIDDIFDLYGKPEELTLFAEAVNRWDLAAVDQLPDYMKKCFRALYDTTNEAGIKIHKKHGFNRTKFLRKTWASLCNAFLVESRWFRSGSRDQPMADEYLKNGKVSSGVHVVLVHVFFLLGFGATNEGPIDLSDASAIISSVAAILRLWDDLGSAEDEDQNGHDGSYIDYYMKEHQGVTLEIAREHVFKQISEEWKRLNKECLRLNRFSSSFQRASLNLARMVPLMYSYDDNQRLLDLDEYVKSMLYD; translated from the exons ATGGCAATAAATTGTACCATTTTAGCTTCTTCGTATTATCGGACCACTAGAACGATTGGTGCACCAATTAGAGAGGTTAAACCGGCTCTAGTTGCATGTAGTGCAAGCAGACAAAGATTGAATGTCAGCCAAAGTCTTAATTCAGCTTTTAACCCCTTAATATACCACGAAGATCTCGTTAAT GATGAATTGTACGCGAGACGTACACAGAAAATGATGGATGTGAGGCACATGCTCAAAACAGGAGGAGAAGATCGCTTGAAGGATTTAAGGCTGGTTGATGCAATTCAAAGGCTAGGCATCGATCACCACTTCCAAGAGGAAATTGAAGCACTGATTTGGAGGCAGCATGTGTCAGCTAAATGTTGCTTCGATCAATCTGAAGGTCTTCATGAAGTTTCACTCTGTTTCAGGCTATTGAGACAAGAAGGTTACTATGTGCCTCCAG ATGTGTTTAACAATTTCAAGGATGAGAAAGGAAAGTTCATGGCGAGTAGTGGAAAAGATAATATAAGGGCGTTGATGGAATTGTATGAAGCAGCTCAGCTTAGTATAGAAGGCGAAGATATACTTGATGATGCTGCGGAGTTTAGTAGCCAGCTCCTTAATGCATTGCTGAAATACCTTGATGAAGATAACGCTGCACTTGTGAAAAATACCCTGAAGCATCCTTACCGCAAAAGCATGTATAAATTTAAGGCAAATAACTTCATGGGATCAGAAGTTGAAGGTATAAATGGATGGGAGAATTGCTTGCTCGAGCTATCATATGCTGATTTTTACATGGCACAAGGAATTCATAGACAAGAGTTGCTGCAAATCACCAA ATGGTGGAAGGATCTTGGCCTGGCCAGGGAATTGAAGCAAGCCAGGGACCAACCACTGAAATGGTACACATGGCCCATGGCTATGCTCAATGATCTCCGCTTATCTGATGAAAGAGTCGAGCTAACGAAATCCATCTCTTTCATATACATCATCGACGACATCTTTGATCTCTATGGGAAGCCTGAGGAGCTAACTCTCTTCGCAGAAGCAGTCAATAG ATGGGATTTGGCTGCAGTTGACCAATTGCCAGATTACATGAAGAAGTGTTTTAGGGCACTTTATGATACCACAAACGAGGCAGGAATTAAGATCCATAAGAAACATGGCTTCAACCGTACTAAATTCCTAAGGAAGACG TGGGCTAGCTTGTGCAATGCATTTCTTGTGGAATCAAGATGGTTTCGTTCAGGCTCCAGAGACCAGCCGATGGCAGATGAATAcctgaaaaatggaaaagtaaGCTCAGGAGTGCATGTGGTGTTAGTGCACGTATTTTTCCTCTTAGGATTTGGGGCAACAAACGAGGGCCCAATTGACTTGAGTGATGCATCTGCCATAATTTCTTCTGTAGCAGCAATACTACGCCTTTGGGACGACTTGGGAAGTGCCGAG GATGAGGATCAAAATGGCCATGATGGCTCCTACATTGATTACTACATGAAAGAACACCAAGGAGTTACGTTAGAAATTGCTAGAGAGCACGTTTTCAAGCAAATTTCTGAAGAATGGAAGCGACTTAACAAGGAATGTCTTCGTCTAAACCGGTTTTCGTCGTCTTTCCAAAGGGCTTCCCTTAATCTCGCGAGAATGGTCCCTCTCATGTACAGCTACGATGATAATCAACGCCTTCTTGATCTGGATGAGTACGTCAAGTCCATGCTTTACGACTGA